One region of Armigeres subalbatus isolate Guangzhou_Male chromosome 3, GZ_Asu_2, whole genome shotgun sequence genomic DNA includes:
- the LOC134222615 gene encoding uncharacterized protein LOC134222615 → MELPKFAFTGDAKQMYRQVVMHADHTRFLRCVFRDDRSQPILDLELLRVTYGVGPAGFLATRSLVQLAKDEQEDFPDACEVVLKSFYVDDALTGANTLAEARKLREDLEALLGRGGFKLHKWCANDPAILEGVPLEDREKQLSFEESDINGVIKTLGLLWDPVSDNFVFRVKSMVDYSVPQTKRQVLSEIARLFDPLGVLGPVIVLAKIVMQQLWRKKIDWDEPIPIEELQMWNKLRSELCAINNMKIPRRVTVDNPSVFELHGFSDASRSAYGCCVYLRSITVDGTVEVKLLCGKSRVAPLKELSRKEKKEAPPEELTIPRLELCAAVLLARQVKTVRDNLGIDISRVVLRSDSSIVICWIRKSKPNQPVFVRNRVAEIRELTSDADWLHVGTKENPADLVSRGVLPIELTKSDLWWNGPEFLRSNVVEEKVQEENEDLFEETITMTVSVMPNEGLYEVIQNSSNFRRLQRVFGYITRFIRNCRARQTKSERHRGRLNIADFRDSLYAMVRIVQSAVYRDEIKCILKGAPVKSKLRNLNPVYDATERLLRVGGRIRNATLPLNQKHPLILPEKNNFTDAVIEAIHREELHIGQNGLLAKIRQQFWPVNAKRTIKRVLGKCIKCFRLKPKDVQQFMGDLPAARITAAQPFARTGVDYAGPFFSEARAVKGTNQIVRHCIRLYDY, encoded by the coding sequence ATGGAACTGCCGAAATTTGCGTTTACTGGGGACGCTAAGCAGATGTATAGACAAGTTGTGATGCATGCTGATCATACAAGGTTCTTGAGATGTGTTTTCCGAGATGACAGGTCACAaccaattttggatttggagTTGCTTAGAGTAACATACGGTGTGGGTCCTGCTGGATTCTTGGCTACACGTTCGTTAGTGCAACTGGCTAAGGATGAACAAGAAGATTTTCCGGATGCTTGTGAAGTAGTATTGAAGTCGTTCTATGTGGATGATGCACTTACCGGTGCTAATACGCTGGCGGAAGCACGGAAGCTGCGTGAAGATCTAGAAGCTTTACTGGGACGAGGAGGCTTCAAACTACATAAATGGTGTGCAAATGATCCGGCAATTCTTGAAGGAGTTCCGTTAGAAGATCGGGAGAAGCAGCTTAGCTTTGAAGAAAGTGATATAAATGGTGTGATAAAAACACTTGGACTTTTGTGGGACCCCGTTAGTGATAACTTTGTGTTTCGAGTAAAATCGATGGTGGATTATTCGGTACCACAAACCAAGAGACAAGTGCTTTCCGAGATCGCGAGACTTTTTGACCCTCTCGGCGTGTTGGGTCCAGTAATAGTGCTGGCAAAAATAGTAATGCAACAGCTGTGGAGGAAGAAAATTGATTGGGATGAGCCGATCCCCATTGAagagcttcaaatgtggaacaaattgAGGTCCGAGTTGTGCGCAATAAATAATATGAAGATACCCCGCCGCGTTACCGTTGACAATCCGTCGGTATTCGAGTTACACGGTTTTTCGGATGCGTCGCGATCAGCATACGGTTGCTGTGTGTATTTGCGTAGCATTACAGTTGACGGTACCGTTGAAGTAAAATTATTGTGCGGCAAATCGAGAGTTGCGCCACTTAAAGAACTGAGCCGTaaagagaaaaaagaagcaCCACCGGAGGAATTAACCATACCAAGGTTGGAGCTGTGTGCAGCTGTACTACTGGCTAGACAAGTGAAAACAGTGCGCGATAACTTGGGAATCGATATCTCACGCGTCGTGCTAAGGTCCGACTCGAGTATAGTGATTTGTTGGATTAGGAAATCGAAGCCTAACCAACCCGTGTTCGTCCGCAATCGGGTAGCGGAGATTCGCGAACTAACCTCCGATGCTGATTGGTTGCACGTTGGAACAAAGGAAAATCCAGCGGACTTAGTGTCTAGAGGTgtactgccgatagaactaacGAAAAGTGACTTGTGGTGGAACGGACCGGAGTTTCTCCGATCAAATGTAGTTGAAGAAAAGGTGCAAGAAGAAAATGAAGATTTGTTTGAAGAGACGATTACAATGACTGTATCAGTAATGCCCAATGAAGGGTTGTACGAAGTGATTCAGAACAGTAGCAACTTTCGCCGACTACAAAGAGTTTTTGGTTACATTACTCGTTTTATTCGTAATTGTCGTGCACGGCAAACCAAATCAGAACGTCATCGTGGGAGATTGAACATTGCGGACTTTCGTGACTCACTGTACGCTATGGTGAGGATCGTACAAAGTGCAGTGTATCGCGACGAAATCAAATGTATCTTGAAGGGTGCACCTGTGAAGAGTAAGTTACGAAATTTGAATCCTGTTTACGACGCGACGGAGCGATTACTACGAGTGGGTGGTCGAATCAGGAATGCTACACTACCGCTCAATCAGAAGCATCCGTTGATATTGCCGGAGAAGAATAACTTTACTGATGCTGTTATCGAAGCAATTCACCGTGAAGAACTACACATCGGTCAAAATGGTTTATTGGCCAAAATCAGGCAACAATTTTGGCCAGTAAATGCGAAGCGTACGATCAAACGTGTTCTAGGGAAGTGTATCAAATGCTTCAGACTAAAGCCGAAGGATGTTCAGCAGTTCATGGGTGATTTGCCAGCTGCACGTATCACTGCTGCTCAGCCTTTTGCTAGAACGGGCGTAGACTACGCCGGCCCTTTTTTTTCTGAAGCAAGGGCGGTCAAAGGCACCAATCAAATCGTACGTCACTGTATTCGTCTGTATGACTACTAA